Proteins encoded in a region of the Ralstonia pseudosolanacearum genome:
- the cobT gene encoding nicotinate-nucleotide--dimethylbenzimidazole phosphoribosyltransferase produces MHTDIPSFDPALAARLRAAVDSKTKPLGALGRLESLAVQIGLIQGTEAPALIRPAMVVFAADHGVAQAGVSAYPQAVTAQMVLNFIAGGAAVNVFCRQHGFALEIVNAGVAMPLWSLGVPGLIDAPIGAGTRNFAHEPAMTAAERDRAMALGAQRVAAHAGLGSNVIALGEMGIGNTASAACLMARLCDLPLAQCVGRGAGLDDAGLAHKCAVLEAALAAHADARAPLDALACFGGFEIAAMAGAMLEAARRRMVILVDGFIASAAALVATRVAPEVQRFCVFAHLSDEHGHRALLAALGAEPLLQLSMRLGEGSGAVLAYPLVASAVAFLCEMATFASAGVSEQAPPALDPAA; encoded by the coding sequence ATGCACACTGATATTCCTTCCTTCGATCCCGCGCTCGCTGCCCGCCTGCGGGCCGCCGTCGACAGCAAGACCAAGCCGCTCGGCGCGCTGGGCCGGCTGGAGTCGCTGGCCGTGCAGATCGGCCTGATCCAGGGCACCGAAGCGCCCGCGCTGATCCGGCCGGCCATGGTGGTGTTCGCCGCCGACCACGGCGTCGCGCAGGCGGGCGTCAGCGCTTACCCGCAGGCGGTGACGGCGCAGATGGTGCTCAACTTCATCGCCGGCGGCGCGGCGGTCAACGTGTTCTGCCGCCAGCACGGCTTCGCGCTGGAGATCGTCAACGCGGGCGTGGCCATGCCGCTGTGGTCGCTGGGCGTGCCCGGCCTGATCGATGCGCCCATCGGCGCCGGCACCCGCAACTTCGCGCACGAACCGGCGATGACCGCGGCGGAGCGCGACCGTGCCATGGCGCTGGGCGCGCAGCGCGTGGCGGCGCACGCCGGGCTTGGCTCCAACGTGATCGCGCTGGGCGAGATGGGCATCGGCAACACGGCCTCGGCGGCTTGCCTGATGGCGCGGCTGTGCGATCTGCCGCTCGCGCAATGCGTCGGGCGCGGCGCCGGCCTCGACGATGCGGGGCTGGCCCACAAGTGCGCGGTGCTGGAGGCCGCGCTGGCCGCGCACGCCGATGCCCGCGCGCCGCTGGACGCGCTCGCCTGCTTCGGCGGTTTCGAGATCGCGGCCATGGCCGGCGCGATGCTGGAAGCCGCGCGCCGCCGCATGGTGATCCTGGTGGATGGCTTCATCGCTTCGGCCGCGGCGCTGGTGGCCACGCGCGTCGCCCCCGAGGTGCAGCGCTTCTGCGTGTTCGCGCACCTGTCGGACGAGCACGGCCATCGCGCGCTGCTGGCCGCACTGGGCGCCGAACCGCTGCTGCAGCTGTCGATGCGGCTGGGCGAGGGCAGCGGCGCGGTGCTGGCGTATCCGCTGGTGGCCTCGGCGGTCGCCTTCCTGTGCGAGATGGCGACGTTCGCCAGCGCCGGCGTGAGCGAGCAGGCGCCGCCGGCGCTGGATCCGGCGGCATGA
- a CDS encoding adenosylcobinamide-GDP ribazoletransferase, with the protein MMAALRETCRSLWMAIGYFTRIPVPASVGFSQDGLNRAARFFPLVGWLVGGAGALAYWLAARTVPAPGVAVAVSMVATLLLTGAFHEDGLADCADGFGGGYTPEDRLRIMRDSRIGAFGAIAVCMVLLLKWQLLTAMAAQHAAAAMAAMVAAHAASRGMAVSYLLTHDYARTEGKAKPVAQPMGRRDAAWAALFGGLPLLWFGVACAAVAVAVLLAARWALGRYFTRRLGGVTGDCLGLAQQVFEVLALWVLLAWTSS; encoded by the coding sequence ATGATGGCGGCCCTGCGCGAGACCTGCCGGTCGCTGTGGATGGCGATCGGCTATTTCACGCGCATTCCCGTGCCCGCATCGGTCGGCTTCTCGCAGGATGGGCTGAACCGGGCGGCGCGGTTTTTTCCGCTGGTGGGCTGGCTGGTCGGTGGCGCCGGCGCGCTGGCGTACTGGCTGGCCGCGCGCACGGTGCCCGCGCCCGGCGTGGCGGTGGCGGTGTCGATGGTGGCCACGCTGCTGTTGACCGGCGCCTTTCATGAAGACGGTCTCGCCGATTGCGCCGACGGCTTCGGCGGCGGCTATACCCCCGAAGACCGGCTGCGCATCATGCGCGACTCGCGCATCGGCGCCTTCGGGGCCATCGCGGTGTGCATGGTCTTGCTGCTGAAGTGGCAATTGCTGACGGCCATGGCGGCGCAGCACGCCGCGGCCGCGATGGCGGCCATGGTGGCCGCGCATGCCGCCAGCCGGGGCATGGCGGTGAGCTATCTGCTCACGCACGACTACGCGCGCACGGAGGGCAAGGCCAAGCCCGTCGCGCAGCCCATGGGCCGGCGGGATGCGGCGTGGGCGGCCTTGTTCGGCGGACTGCCCCTGCTGTGGTTCGGCGTGGCCTGCGCGGCCGTCGCCGTGGCCGTGCTGCTGGCGGCGCGGTGGGCGCTGGGGCGCTACTTTACGCGGCGCCTCGGTGGCGTCACCGGCGATTGCCTCGGGCTGGCCCAGCAGGTCTTCGAAGTGCTCGCACTGTGGGTGCTGCTGGCATGGACGTCATCCTGA
- the cobC gene encoding alpha-ribazole phosphatase — protein MDVILIRHARPAMAAGLCYGRTDLPLDEPMDPDAASIADKLAAHPPQRLLASPLQRSALTAQALARATGLPMPELDARLVELDFGAWEGCPWDDIPRAELDRWARDVLHGNPHGGESAADLVKRVTDWAAAMALAPVPCVWAVTHAGCMRALAAHWLQRPVTETMQWPLQWGSACGFRVLPDRPPLLLFWNR, from the coding sequence ATGGACGTCATCCTGATCCGCCACGCGCGTCCGGCCATGGCCGCGGGCCTGTGCTACGGCCGCACCGATCTGCCGCTGGACGAGCCGATGGACCCCGACGCCGCCAGCATCGCCGACAAGCTTGCCGCGCATCCGCCGCAGCGGCTGCTGGCCAGCCCGTTGCAGCGCAGCGCGCTGACGGCCCAGGCACTGGCGCGGGCGACGGGCCTGCCGATGCCCGAGCTGGATGCCCGCCTGGTGGAGCTGGACTTCGGCGCCTGGGAAGGCTGCCCCTGGGACGACATCCCGCGTGCCGAGCTGGACCGCTGGGCCCGCGACGTGCTGCACGGCAACCCGCACGGCGGCGAATCGGCCGCGGACCTGGTCAAGCGGGTGACGGACTGGGCTGCGGCGATGGCGCTTGCGCCGGTGCCCTGCGTCTGGGCCGTGACGCACGCCGGCTGCATGCGCGCGCTCGCCGCGCACTGGCTGCAGCGCCCCGTGACCGAGACCATGCAGTGGCCGCTGCAATGGGGCAGCGCCTGCGGATTCCGCGTGCTGCCCGACAGGCCGCCGTTGCTGCTGTTCTGGAACCGTTGA
- a CDS encoding cobalamin-binding protein → MTAHHLARCLRVLGLAALLVIALPVQAALSVTDDTGATVTLAHPAQRVVSLAPHATELLFAAGGGARIVGTVTYSDYPSAARDIPRVGDNRAVDLERIAALKPDLVVVWRHGNAQQQTDRLRALGIPLFFSEPRRLTDIPRAIEALGTLLDTRASAHDAAERFRRQADDLRERYAGRPPVTVFFQVWQQPLMTLNGQHIFSDMLALCGGRNVFADAQPLVPTVSTEAVLAANPEVLLTAGLDATQGNRPIDTLDGWKRWPSLLAVQRGNLFAIDGDLITRPGPRLLQGAALLCEGLEQARAHRPAQGSAAATSR, encoded by the coding sequence ATGACCGCTCATCATCTCGCCCGCTGCCTGCGTGTGCTCGGCCTGGCCGCGCTGCTGGTCATCGCCTTGCCGGTCCAGGCTGCCCTCTCCGTCACCGACGATACCGGTGCCACCGTCACGCTGGCGCACCCGGCGCAGCGCGTAGTCAGCCTCGCGCCGCACGCCACCGAACTGCTGTTCGCGGCCGGCGGCGGCGCGCGCATCGTCGGCACGGTCACCTACAGCGACTATCCAAGCGCGGCGCGCGACATCCCACGCGTGGGCGACAACCGCGCGGTGGACCTCGAGCGCATCGCCGCGCTCAAGCCGGACCTGGTGGTGGTCTGGCGCCACGGCAACGCGCAGCAGCAAACCGACCGGCTGCGCGCGCTCGGCATCCCGCTGTTCTTCTCCGAGCCGCGCCGGCTGACGGACATCCCGCGTGCCATCGAAGCGCTCGGCACGCTGCTCGACACCCGCGCCAGCGCGCACGACGCCGCCGAACGGTTCCGCCGGCAGGCCGACGACCTGCGCGAACGCTACGCCGGCCGGCCGCCGGTGACGGTGTTCTTCCAGGTCTGGCAGCAACCGCTGATGACGCTCAACGGCCAGCACATCTTCTCCGACATGCTCGCCCTGTGCGGCGGCCGCAACGTGTTCGCCGACGCGCAGCCGCTGGTGCCGACGGTCTCGACTGAGGCCGTGCTCGCGGCCAACCCGGAGGTGCTGCTGACCGCCGGCCTGGACGCCACCCAGGGCAACCGCCCGATCGACACGCTCGACGGCTGGAAACGCTGGCCGTCCCTGCTGGCGGTGCAGCGCGGCAACCTCTTCGCCATCGACGGCGACCTGATCACGCGGCCGGGCCCGCGCCTGCTGCAAGGCGCGGCGCTGCTGTGCGAAGGCCTGGAGCAGGCCCGCGCGCACCGTCCGGCCCAGGGAAGCGCCGCCGCAACGAGCCGCTGA
- the cobD gene encoding threonine-phosphate decarboxylase CobD, which yields MSAAPRFTIAHGGNLAAARARHGEPSGGWVDLSTGINPHGYPIPPIPPEAWLRLPEDDGLEAIAASHYGVACDGAVLAVAGSQAAIRALPLLLPRGRVGIARIGYSEYAPAFARAGHDVALLEEADFLAADLPDTLTHLVVVNPNNPTARSLPAATLRDWHARLAARGGTLIVDEAFIETLDAPPSLAPLAGAPGLIVLRSIGKFYGLAGARIGFVLGPPACLAALREALGHWTVNGPARAVVRAALADTAWQSATRARLQAEGARLSALLARHGLPNASTPLFAWVPTPDAAALHAALARQGLWTRLFDVPGAPPVRGLRLGLPPDATGWQRLDAALAALPLSAETTPR from the coding sequence ATGAGCGCCGCGCCCCGCTTCACCATCGCCCACGGCGGCAACCTGGCCGCCGCGCGTGCGCGCCACGGTGAGCCGTCCGGCGGCTGGGTGGACCTGTCCACCGGCATCAACCCGCACGGCTATCCCATTCCGCCGATCCCGCCCGAGGCGTGGCTGCGCCTGCCCGAAGACGACGGCCTCGAGGCAATCGCGGCCTCACACTATGGTGTTGCGTGCGACGGCGCGGTCCTGGCGGTGGCCGGCTCGCAGGCGGCCATCCGCGCGCTGCCGCTGCTGCTGCCGCGCGGCCGGGTGGGCATCGCCCGCATCGGCTACAGCGAATACGCTCCCGCCTTTGCCCGCGCCGGCCACGACGTCGCGCTGCTGGAAGAGGCGGACTTCCTCGCTGCGGACCTGCCCGATACGCTGACCCACCTCGTCGTCGTCAATCCGAACAACCCGACGGCGCGCAGCCTGCCGGCCGCCACGCTGCGCGACTGGCATGCGCGGCTGGCCGCGCGCGGCGGCACGTTGATCGTCGACGAGGCGTTCATCGAGACGCTGGACGCGCCGCCCTCGCTGGCGCCGCTGGCCGGCGCGCCAGGGCTGATCGTGCTGCGCTCGATCGGCAAGTTCTATGGGCTGGCCGGCGCGCGTATCGGCTTCGTGCTGGGGCCGCCGGCGTGTCTGGCGGCGCTGCGCGAGGCGCTGGGCCACTGGACCGTCAACGGCCCCGCGCGCGCCGTGGTCCGGGCCGCGCTGGCCGATACGGCCTGGCAAAGCGCGACGCGCGCACGCCTGCAAGCTGAAGGCGCCCGCCTGTCCGCACTGCTCGCCCGCCATGGTCTGCCGAACGCATCCACGCCGCTGTTTGCGTGGGTGCCCACGCCGGACGCCGCCGCCCTGCACGCGGCACTGGCGCGGCAGGGTCTCTGGACCCGGCTGTTCGATGTGCCCGGCGCACCGCCCGTGCGGGGCCTGCGCCTCGGCCTGCCGCCGGATGCCACCGGGTGGCAGCGCCTCGACGCTGCGCTGGCCGCGCTGCCGCTGTCCGCTGAAACCACGCCCCGATGA
- the cbiB gene encoding adenosylcobinamide-phosphate synthase CbiB: MTAWTGSVFDLGPVAIAAAALAGVGLDRLLGEVPRWHPLVGFGRMAAWIERWLNRRPAAGVLSRAAGVVAWCLAVLPGVAIAAWITALAPDTARLGAWIADVVALYFAVGARSLRDHIAPIAEALQAGDLPGARGLASRIVSRDLHDADEEAIARAAVESALENGSDAIFAPLFWLVVGGAPGVVLYRLANTLDAMWGYRNARFGRFGWAAARIDDVLNWVPARLTAASYALLGHTADALRCWRAQAPRWSSPNAGPVMASGAGSLRVQLGGVARYDGIDETRPPLGLGQPARAEDIRRALALVSRTLGLWLAVLVAGGALACAGIARQGL; this comes from the coding sequence ATGACGGCGTGGACGGGCAGTGTCTTCGATCTGGGCCCGGTGGCGATCGCCGCCGCCGCACTGGCCGGCGTGGGGCTGGACCGCCTGCTGGGCGAGGTGCCGCGCTGGCATCCGCTGGTCGGCTTCGGCCGGATGGCCGCATGGATCGAGCGCTGGCTCAATCGCCGGCCCGCCGCGGGCGTGCTGTCCCGCGCGGCCGGCGTGGTGGCGTGGTGCCTTGCCGTGCTGCCCGGCGTGGCCATCGCCGCCTGGATCACCGCGCTGGCGCCGGACACGGCCCGGCTGGGCGCCTGGATCGCCGACGTCGTCGCGCTGTACTTCGCCGTCGGTGCCCGCAGCCTGCGCGACCACATCGCGCCCATCGCCGAAGCGCTGCAGGCGGGCGACCTGCCCGGCGCGCGCGGCCTGGCCTCGCGCATCGTCTCGCGCGATCTGCATGACGCGGACGAGGAGGCCATCGCCCGCGCCGCGGTGGAGTCGGCGCTGGAGAACGGCAGCGACGCCATCTTCGCGCCGCTGTTCTGGCTCGTCGTCGGCGGCGCGCCCGGCGTGGTGCTGTATCGCCTGGCCAATACCCTCGATGCCATGTGGGGCTATCGCAATGCCCGCTTCGGCCGCTTCGGCTGGGCGGCCGCGCGCATCGACGACGTGCTGAACTGGGTGCCCGCGCGCCTGACCGCCGCAAGCTATGCGCTGCTCGGCCACACCGCCGATGCACTGCGCTGCTGGCGCGCGCAGGCGCCCCGGTGGTCGAGCCCGAACGCCGGACCGGTGATGGCCTCGGGCGCCGGCAGCCTGCGCGTGCAGCTGGGCGGTGTGGCACGCTACGACGGCATCGACGAAACCCGCCCGCCGCTCGGCCTCGGCCAACCCGCTCGCGCCGAAGACATCCGCCGCGCGCTGGCGCTGGTCTCGCGCACGCTCGGCCTCTGGCTGGCGGTCCTGGTGGCGGGCGGCGCGCTGGCCTGCGCCGGCATCGCGCGGCAGGGTCTATGA
- the cobU gene encoding bifunctional adenosylcobinamide kinase/adenosylcobinamide-phosphate guanylyltransferase: protein MSRRLTLVLGGARSGKSHHAEQLALQCAGPVTYIATARESDEEMQLRIALHRARRPEQWTIVEEPVRLAETLYTHARHGGCVLVDCLTLWLNNLLFAGGHDYPETGPITPPEAWSAEIDALLTALPLLPGEVILVSNEIGLGVVPMGAVTRFYVDELGRLNQRLAAQADRVHLLVAGIPMPVKGPAISPAEQP, encoded by the coding sequence ATGTCACGCCGTCTCACGCTCGTTCTCGGTGGTGCCCGCTCGGGCAAGAGCCATCACGCCGAACAGCTCGCGCTGCAGTGCGCGGGCCCGGTCACCTACATCGCCACCGCCCGCGAGAGCGACGAGGAGATGCAGCTGCGCATCGCCCTGCACCGCGCGCGCCGGCCCGAACAGTGGACCATCGTCGAAGAGCCCGTGCGCCTGGCTGAAACGCTGTACACCCACGCGCGCCACGGCGGCTGCGTGCTGGTCGATTGCCTGACGCTGTGGCTCAACAACCTGCTGTTCGCCGGCGGCCACGACTATCCGGAGACCGGCCCCATCACCCCGCCCGAAGCCTGGTCCGCCGAAATCGATGCCCTGCTCACCGCGCTGCCGCTGCTGCCCGGCGAGGTGATCCTCGTCAGCAACGAGATCGGCCTGGGCGTGGTGCCGATGGGCGCCGTCACGCGCTTCTACGTGGACGAGCTGGGCCGCCTGAACCAGCGCCTAGCCGCCCAGGCCGACCGCGTGCACCTGCTGGTGGCGGGCATTCCGATGCCGGTCAAGGGCCCCGCCATTTCTCCCGCCGAGCAGCCATGA
- a CDS encoding cobyric acid synthase, with amino-acid sequence MSTSPFSGPPRGTLMIQGTTSDAGKSTLVAGLCRIAHRAGVRVAPFKPQNMALNSAVTADGGEIGRAQALQAQAAGLAPTVDMNPVLLKPNSDTGAQVIIHGRPRGDLNARAYHDYKPTAMAAVLASHGRLRAQYDLVLVEGAGSPAEVNLRARDIANMGFAEAVDCPVVLVADIDRGGVFAHLVGTLACLSESERARVTGFVINRFRGDLSLLTPGLDWLTAQTGKPVFGVLPYLQGLHLDAEDAVQTAQSAASGEVLRVVIPVLPRISNHTDFDALRAHPQVDVRMVGPGRPIPPADLVILPGSKSVQADLAWLRAHGWDAAIARHLRYGGKLIGICGGMQMLGRRLCDPLGLEGRPGSLDGLGYLDFETTLAPAKQLRQVRGTLADGGAALAGYEIHMGVTEGPALARPAVRLDDGRADGAVSADGQILATYLHGLFDAPEACRALLAWAGVREARAQDYAALREASLERLADTLRAHLDLPALFASLAVRG; translated from the coding sequence ATGTCGACCTCGCCGTTTTCCGGGCCGCCGCGCGGCACGCTGATGATCCAGGGCACCACTTCCGATGCCGGCAAGAGCACGCTGGTGGCGGGCCTGTGCCGCATCGCGCATCGCGCGGGCGTGCGCGTGGCGCCGTTCAAGCCGCAGAACATGGCGCTCAACAGCGCGGTCACGGCCGACGGCGGCGAGATCGGGCGGGCGCAGGCCCTGCAGGCGCAGGCAGCCGGCCTGGCGCCCACGGTGGACATGAATCCGGTGCTGCTCAAGCCCAACAGCGACACCGGCGCGCAGGTCATCATCCACGGCCGGCCGCGCGGCGATCTGAATGCGCGCGCCTATCACGACTACAAGCCGACCGCGATGGCCGCCGTGCTCGCCTCGCACGGCCGCCTGCGCGCGCAGTACGACCTGGTGCTGGTCGAAGGCGCCGGCAGCCCCGCCGAGGTCAACCTGCGCGCGCGCGACATCGCCAACATGGGCTTTGCCGAGGCGGTCGACTGCCCGGTCGTGCTGGTCGCCGACATCGACCGCGGTGGCGTGTTCGCGCATCTGGTCGGCACGCTGGCCTGCCTGTCGGAAAGCGAGCGCGCGCGCGTGACGGGTTTCGTCATCAACCGCTTTCGCGGCGATCTCTCTCTGCTGACGCCTGGCCTCGACTGGCTGACGGCGCAGACCGGCAAGCCGGTGTTCGGCGTGCTGCCGTATCTGCAGGGGCTGCACCTGGATGCGGAGGATGCCGTGCAGACGGCGCAATCCGCCGCCTCGGGCGAGGTGCTGCGCGTCGTTATCCCGGTGCTGCCGCGCATCTCCAACCACACCGATTTCGATGCGCTGCGCGCGCATCCGCAGGTCGACGTGCGGATGGTCGGGCCGGGCCGGCCGATTCCGCCGGCGGACCTGGTCATCCTGCCCGGCAGCAAGAGCGTGCAGGCCGATCTCGCCTGGCTGCGCGCGCACGGTTGGGATGCCGCCATCGCGCGCCACCTGCGCTACGGCGGCAAGCTGATCGGCATCTGCGGCGGCATGCAGATGCTGGGGCGCCGGCTGTGCGATCCGCTCGGGCTGGAAGGGCGGCCGGGGAGCCTCGACGGCCTGGGCTATCTCGATTTCGAAACGACGCTGGCGCCCGCCAAGCAGCTGCGGCAGGTGCGCGGCACGCTGGCGGACGGCGGCGCGGCCCTCGCCGGCTACGAAATCCACATGGGCGTGACCGAGGGCCCGGCCCTGGCGCGGCCCGCCGTCCGGCTCGACGATGGCCGCGCCGATGGCGCGGTGTCCGCCGACGGGCAGATCCTCGCCACCTACCTGCACGGCCTGTTCGACGCGCCCGAGGCGTGCCGCGCGCTGCTGGCCTGGGCGGGCGTGCGCGAGGCCCGTGCGCAGGACTACGCCGCGCTGCGCGAGGCCTCGCTCGAGCGCCTGGCCGATACGCTGCGGGCGCATCTCGACCTGCCGGCCTTGTTCGCCTCGCTGGCGGTTCGCGGCTGA
- a CDS encoding ParA family protein, with protein MPVAVVANPKGGVGKTTLATNLAGYFAARDHAVMLGDTDRQQSSREWLALRPATARPILTWDISADHIAKPPRGTTHVVLDTPAGLHGWRLADLIRLAGHVIVPLQPSMFDILATQAFLRKLADEKPVRHGEAKVGVVGMRVDMRTRAAEQLQRFVQGLQIPILGYLRDTQNYVQLAAHGLTLWDVAPSRVARDVEQWGGILDWLGEPVGHASPAPEPATA; from the coding sequence ATGCCGGTGGCCGTGGTAGCGAATCCGAAGGGCGGGGTGGGCAAGACTACGCTGGCGACCAACCTGGCCGGCTACTTCGCCGCGCGGGATCATGCCGTGATGCTGGGCGATACCGACCGGCAGCAGTCCTCGCGCGAATGGCTGGCGCTGCGCCCGGCCACCGCCAGGCCCATCCTCACCTGGGACATCAGCGCCGACCACATCGCCAAGCCGCCCAGGGGCACCACCCACGTTGTGCTCGACACCCCGGCCGGCCTGCACGGCTGGCGCCTGGCCGATCTCATCCGGCTCGCCGGCCATGTGATCGTGCCGCTGCAGCCCTCGATGTTCGACATCCTGGCCACCCAGGCCTTTCTGCGCAAGCTGGCCGATGAGAAACCGGTCCGCCACGGCGAGGCCAAGGTGGGCGTGGTCGGCATGCGCGTGGACATGCGCACGCGGGCGGCGGAGCAGCTGCAGCGCTTCGTGCAGGGTTTGCAGATCCCGATCCTCGGCTACCTGCGCGACACCCAGAACTACGTGCAGCTCGCCGCGCACGGCCTGACGCTGTGGGACGTGGCTCCGTCGCGCGTGGCCAGGGATGTGGAGCAGTGGGGCGGCATCCTCGATTGGCTGGGGGAGCCGGTCGGACACGCATCGCCCGCGCCCGAGCCGGCGACGGCATGA
- the panC gene encoding pantoate--beta-alanine ligase: MKVISSIQELRDQLRGQNRVAFVPTMGNLHEGHLSLMRLARQHGDPVVASIFVNRLQFGPNEDFDKYPRTLQDDIEKLQKEGVYVLFAPTERDMYPEPQEYRVEPPHDLGDILEGEFRPGFFKGVCTVVMKLFSCVQPRVAVFGKKDYQQLMIVRRMANQFALPVDIIPAETVRAEDGLALSSRNAYLSNEERAEAPELYRTLGQVRQTMLETVLQGQASVEEVTAKALEHLRGRGWQPDYVAVRRRSDLQPPTPENIAAGEPLVALTAAKLGKTRLIDNMEI, translated from the coding sequence ATGAAAGTCATCTCCTCGATCCAGGAACTGCGCGACCAGCTGCGCGGCCAGAACCGCGTCGCCTTCGTGCCGACCATGGGCAACCTGCATGAGGGCCACCTGAGCCTGATGCGCCTGGCGCGCCAGCACGGCGACCCGGTGGTCGCGTCGATCTTCGTCAACCGGCTGCAGTTCGGCCCCAACGAAGACTTCGACAAATACCCGCGCACGCTGCAGGACGACATCGAGAAGCTGCAGAAGGAAGGCGTGTACGTGCTGTTCGCGCCCACCGAGCGCGACATGTACCCCGAGCCGCAGGAATACCGCGTCGAGCCCCCGCACGACCTGGGCGACATCCTCGAAGGCGAATTCCGCCCCGGCTTCTTCAAGGGCGTGTGCACGGTGGTGATGAAGCTGTTCTCGTGCGTGCAGCCGCGCGTGGCGGTGTTCGGCAAGAAGGACTACCAGCAGTTGATGATCGTGCGCCGCATGGCCAACCAGTTCGCGCTGCCGGTCGACATCATCCCCGCCGAGACGGTGCGCGCCGAAGACGGCCTGGCGCTGTCGTCGCGCAATGCGTACCTGTCGAACGAAGAGCGCGCCGAGGCGCCCGAGCTGTACCGCACGCTGGGCCAGGTGCGCCAGACCATGCTGGAAACCGTGCTGCAGGGCCAGGCCTCGGTCGAGGAAGTCACCGCGAAGGCGCTGGAGCACCTGCGCGGACGCGGTTGGCAGCCCGACTACGTGGCCGTGCGCCGCCGCTCCGACCTGCAGCCGCCGACGCCCGAGAACATCGCCGCCGGCGAACCGCTGGTGGCGCTGACCGCCGCCAAGCTCGGCAAGACGCGCCTGATCGACAACATGGAAATCTGA
- a CDS encoding segregation and condensation protein A, which translates to MTTPAQDKLPLSVELPSVAPEQDSTPAQIDGLAFARLYGEPLFKLPQDLYIPPDALEIFLEAFEGPLDLLLYLIRRQNFNVLDIPMAQVTRQYLAYIEQIRATNLELAAEYLLMAAMLIEIKSRMLLPVKKTDSGEEPEDPRAELVRRLLEYEQMKLAAQKLDTVPVLGRDFLRAQVYIEQSAAPRYPDVNADDLRAAWADVLRRAKLTQHHKISREELSVREHMSQILRRLQHARFMEFTELFDDVIRSGKGAPIVVVNFVAMLELSRESLVEITQAEPYAPIYVRLAYSPT; encoded by the coding sequence ATGACGACGCCCGCGCAGGACAAGCTGCCGCTTTCCGTCGAGCTGCCCAGCGTGGCGCCCGAGCAGGATTCCACGCCCGCCCAGATCGACGGCCTGGCCTTCGCGCGGCTGTACGGCGAACCGCTGTTCAAGCTGCCGCAGGATCTCTACATCCCGCCCGATGCGCTGGAGATCTTTCTCGAAGCCTTCGAAGGGCCGCTGGACCTGCTGCTGTACCTGATCCGCCGCCAGAACTTCAACGTGCTGGACATCCCGATGGCGCAGGTGACGCGGCAATACCTGGCGTACATCGAACAGATCCGCGCGACCAACCTCGAGCTCGCCGCCGAATACCTGCTGATGGCGGCCATGCTGATCGAGATCAAGTCGCGCATGCTGCTGCCGGTCAAGAAGACCGACTCCGGCGAAGAACCCGAAGACCCGCGCGCCGAACTGGTGCGCCGCCTGCTCGAATACGAGCAGATGAAGCTCGCCGCGCAGAAGCTCGACACCGTGCCGGTGCTCGGCCGCGACTTCCTGCGCGCGCAGGTCTACATCGAACAAAGCGCCGCGCCGCGCTACCCCGACGTCAACGCCGATGACCTGCGCGCGGCGTGGGCCGACGTGCTGCGCCGGGCCAAGCTCACCCAGCACCACAAGATCTCGCGCGAAGAGCTGTCCGTGCGCGAGCACATGAGCCAGATCCTGCGCCGGCTGCAGCATGCTCGGTTCATGGAATTCACCGAGCTGTTCGACGACGTCATCCGCTCCGGCAAGGGCGCGCCCATCGTGGTGGTCAACTTTGTCGCCATGCTGGAGCTGTCGCGCGAATCGCTGGTGGAAATCACCCAGGCCGAACCCTACGCACCGATCTACGTGCGGCTGGCCTATTCCCCGACCTGA
- a CDS encoding DUF3460 family protein codes for MSLYKSEITQFLEELKTSKPDLETQQRQGRSLLWDKEPVDLEERSRAQFSRVPQKPYVYSLD; via the coding sequence ATGTCTCTGTACAAGTCCGAGATCACCCAGTTCCTGGAAGAACTCAAGACCAGCAAGCCCGACCTGGAAACCCAGCAGCGCCAGGGCCGCTCGCTCCTGTGGGACAAGGAGCCGGTCGACCTCGAAGAGCGCTCGCGCGCCCAGTTCTCGCGCGTGCCGCAAAAGCCCTACGTCTACTCGCTCGACTGA